A window of Marinobacter salarius contains these coding sequences:
- a CDS encoding lysine 2,3-aminomutase: protein MNSIVTFPNRIPTAEFEERRFKVYTDRQLDKIDVIQNLPEETLFEMKVVASVLPFRVNEYVINELIDWNKVPNDPLYQLVFPQKGMLKDEHYERMAKMHREGAEKKEIQAVAKEIRDELNPHPAGQMEMNMPELNGEVLDGVQHKYRETILFFPAQGQTCHSYCTFCFRWAQFVGDKDLKMASTEAEKLHGYLQEHTEVSDLLVTGGDPMVMKTKNLVQYLEPLLQPEFDHIQTIRIGTKALTFWPYRFVTDKDADELIDLFARLVDAGKHVAIMAHYNHWQEITTDIAEEAIRRLRATGAEIRAQGPLIKHVNDNADDWAKLWDKEVQLGIIPYYMFVERDTGAKNYFEVPLVEAFNIYREAMKQVSGLARTARGPSMSAGPGKVEVQGITEINGEKVFVLRFIQARNPDWVQRPFFAKYSETATWLHELEPALGEDKFFFEDEYEQMKKGNG, encoded by the coding sequence ATGAACTCCATCGTCACGTTCCCGAACCGGATTCCAACCGCCGAGTTCGAAGAGCGGCGTTTCAAGGTCTACACAGACCGCCAGCTCGATAAAATTGACGTTATCCAGAATCTCCCTGAAGAGACCCTGTTTGAAATGAAGGTGGTGGCCAGCGTGCTGCCCTTCCGCGTTAACGAATACGTGATCAATGAGCTGATCGACTGGAACAAGGTGCCGAATGACCCACTTTACCAGTTGGTGTTTCCCCAGAAGGGCATGCTGAAGGACGAGCATTACGAGCGCATGGCAAAGATGCATCGTGAGGGCGCGGAAAAGAAAGAAATACAAGCCGTGGCGAAAGAAATTCGCGACGAACTGAACCCGCACCCGGCCGGCCAGATGGAAATGAACATGCCGGAACTGAACGGCGAAGTACTGGACGGCGTTCAGCACAAATACCGTGAAACCATTCTGTTCTTCCCGGCCCAGGGCCAGACCTGTCATTCCTATTGCACCTTCTGCTTCCGCTGGGCGCAGTTCGTGGGCGACAAGGACCTGAAGATGGCCAGTACCGAAGCGGAAAAGCTTCACGGCTACCTCCAGGAGCATACTGAGGTCAGCGATCTGCTGGTCACCGGTGGCGACCCCATGGTGATGAAAACCAAGAATCTGGTCCAGTACCTGGAGCCTCTTCTGCAGCCGGAGTTTGATCACATCCAGACCATCCGCATCGGCACCAAGGCCCTGACCTTCTGGCCCTACCGCTTCGTGACCGACAAGGATGCGGACGAACTGATTGACCTGTTTGCCCGCCTTGTGGACGCCGGTAAGCACGTGGCCATCATGGCGCACTACAACCACTGGCAGGAAATCACCACCGATATCGCGGAAGAAGCCATCCGCCGCCTGCGCGCCACCGGTGCCGAAATCCGCGCCCAGGGCCCGTTGATCAAACACGTAAACGACAACGCAGACGACTGGGCGAAGCTCTGGGATAAGGAAGTACAGCTGGGCATCATCCCCTACTACATGTTTGTGGAGCGGGACACCGGCGCCAAGAACTACTTCGAAGTGCCTTTGGTGGAAGCCTTCAATATCTACCGCGAAGCCATGAAGCAGGTTTCAGGCCTGGCTCGCACCGCCCGCGGCCCGTCAATGAGCGCTGGCCCCGGCAAGGTTGAGGTACAGGGCATCACCGAGATCAACGGCGAGAAAGTGTTCGTGCTCCGGTTCATCCAGGCCCGCAACCCGGATTGGGTACAGCGCCCGTTCTTCGCCAAGTACAGCGAAACAGCCACCTGGCTGCATGAGCTGGAACCGGCCCTTGGAGAAGATAAGTTCTTCTTTGAGGATGAGTATGAGCAGATGAAAAAAGGGAACGGCTGA
- the aceE gene encoding pyruvate dehydrogenase (acetyl-transferring), homodimeric type, whose amino-acid sequence MYQDDDPIETSEWLDALESLIEQEGVDRAKYILERLSERASRDGTELPYSITTPFRNTIPVTQESRMPGDLFMERRIRSLIRWNAMAMVLRANQRPGDLGGHVSSFSSAATLYDVGFNYFFHGGDEKRESDLVYFQGHSSPGIYARSYLEGRFDEAQLDKYREEVDGDGLSSYPHPWLMPDYWQFPTVSMGLGPIQAIYQAHVMKYLDSRELIDMGDRKVWCFVGDGECDEPETLGSISVAGRENLSNLIFVVNCNLQRLDGPVRGNGKIIQELEGVFRGAGWNVLKVVWGRMWDPLFEKDQDGLMQRVMDEAVDGDLQNFKSNGPAYTRKHFFGKYPELSKMVENLTDEDINKLNRGGHDPYKVYAAYHHAIHNNGGRPTVILAHTIKGYGFGTAGEAQNTAHSLKKLDIEQLKAFRDRFAVPLKDEELKDVPYYRPAPDSPEIVYMNKRRQELGGFYPKRRKDCQPLQTPPLDTFKNLLEGSNGREISTTMAFVRLLTALTKDKRIGKRIVPIVPDEARTFGMEGMFRQMGIYTSEGQKYVPEDRDQIMYYKEDKKGQVLEEGINEDGSMAAWMAAATSYSTNNFPLIPFYIFYSMFGFQRVGDLAWASGDIQARGFLVGGTAGRTTLNGEGLQHQDGHSHILAQTIPSCKAYDPAYGYEMAVVVQHGIKEMFEDNQNVFYYLTIENENYEQPAMPEGKDGKKVEDGIIKGMYLLDSVETKGRKKTPRVQLMGSGAILNEVRAAAELLKEDFGVASDIWSVTSFNELARDGLHIERWNRLHPDDTPKKSYLTQCLEKQQGPVVSSTDYIKLLSEQVRAYIPKTYLTLGTDGFGRSDTREKLRSHFEVDRYYVAVTALAALARDGEVKNDVVLEAMRKYGIDRNKTNPVLS is encoded by the coding sequence ATGTACCAGGACGATGATCCCATAGAGACCAGTGAATGGCTGGATGCGCTGGAGTCTCTGATCGAACAGGAGGGCGTTGATCGCGCCAAGTACATTCTCGAAAGGCTCTCCGAACGAGCCAGCCGCGACGGCACCGAGTTGCCCTATTCCATCACCACGCCGTTCCGCAACACGATTCCTGTCACCCAGGAATCCAGAATGCCGGGTGATCTGTTCATGGAGCGGCGTATTCGCTCGCTGATCCGCTGGAACGCCATGGCCATGGTGCTGCGGGCCAATCAGCGCCCGGGTGATCTTGGCGGGCACGTGTCATCCTTCTCCTCGGCGGCCACATTGTACGATGTTGGCTTTAACTACTTCTTCCACGGCGGTGACGAGAAGCGTGAATCGGATCTGGTGTATTTCCAGGGCCATTCCTCTCCGGGCATTTATGCCCGTTCCTACCTGGAAGGGCGTTTTGACGAAGCTCAGTTGGACAAGTATCGGGAAGAGGTTGACGGCGACGGCCTGTCATCCTACCCGCACCCCTGGCTGATGCCGGATTACTGGCAGTTCCCCACGGTATCCATGGGGCTGGGGCCGATCCAGGCGATCTACCAGGCCCACGTGATGAAGTATCTGGACAGCCGCGAGCTGATCGACATGGGTGACCGCAAGGTGTGGTGCTTTGTCGGTGACGGCGAGTGTGATGAGCCGGAAACCCTGGGGTCCATCTCTGTGGCCGGCCGCGAAAACCTCAGCAACCTGATTTTTGTCGTTAACTGTAACCTGCAGCGTCTCGACGGCCCTGTGCGTGGTAACGGCAAGATTATCCAGGAACTGGAAGGCGTGTTCCGCGGAGCCGGTTGGAACGTACTGAAAGTGGTCTGGGGCCGCATGTGGGATCCACTGTTCGAGAAGGATCAGGACGGCCTGATGCAGCGTGTCATGGACGAAGCCGTTGACGGCGACCTGCAGAACTTCAAGAGCAACGGTCCGGCCTACACCCGTAAGCACTTCTTCGGTAAGTACCCGGAGTTGTCCAAGATGGTGGAGAACCTCACCGACGAGGACATCAACAAGCTTAACCGTGGTGGTCACGACCCCTACAAAGTTTATGCCGCCTATCACCATGCCATTCACAACAATGGCGGGCGGCCGACGGTGATTCTGGCCCATACCATCAAAGGTTATGGCTTCGGTACGGCCGGCGAAGCGCAAAACACGGCACACTCGCTCAAGAAGCTCGATATCGAGCAACTGAAGGCCTTCCGTGATCGCTTTGCGGTGCCGCTGAAAGACGAAGAGCTCAAGGACGTGCCCTACTACCGGCCGGCGCCGGACAGTCCGGAAATTGTCTACATGAACAAGCGCCGGCAAGAGTTGGGTGGTTTCTATCCCAAGCGTCGCAAGGACTGTCAGCCGTTGCAGACGCCGCCACTGGATACCTTCAAGAACTTGCTGGAAGGCTCCAACGGTCGTGAGATCTCCACCACCATGGCGTTCGTGCGATTGCTGACGGCTCTGACCAAAGACAAGCGCATCGGTAAGCGAATTGTTCCGATCGTACCGGACGAGGCCCGTACCTTCGGGATGGAGGGCATGTTCCGCCAGATGGGTATCTACACCTCTGAAGGCCAGAAGTACGTGCCGGAAGACCGTGACCAGATCATGTACTACAAGGAAGACAAGAAAGGTCAGGTGCTTGAGGAAGGGATCAACGAAGATGGTTCCATGGCGGCCTGGATGGCAGCGGCAACCTCCTACAGCACCAACAACTTCCCGTTGATACCGTTCTACATTTTCTACTCCATGTTTGGTTTTCAGCGTGTGGGCGATCTGGCCTGGGCGTCGGGTGACATTCAGGCCCGCGGTTTCCTGGTGGGTGGTACCGCCGGGCGAACAACGCTGAATGGTGAAGGTCTGCAGCACCAGGACGGTCACAGCCATATCCTGGCCCAGACCATTCCCAGCTGTAAGGCCTATGACCCGGCTTACGGTTACGAAATGGCCGTGGTGGTCCAGCATGGCATCAAGGAAATGTTTGAAGACAACCAGAACGTCTTCTACTACCTGACCATCGAAAACGAAAACTACGAGCAGCCCGCCATGCCGGAAGGCAAGGACGGCAAGAAAGTGGAAGACGGCATCATCAAGGGCATGTACCTGCTGGATTCCGTTGAAACCAAGGGCCGTAAGAAAACGCCACGGGTTCAGCTGATGGGCTCCGGCGCCATCCTCAACGAGGTGCGCGCGGCGGCGGAACTGCTGAAAGAAGACTTTGGTGTTGCCTCTGATATCTGGAGCGTGACCAGCTTCAATGAACTGGCCCGTGACGGCCTGCACATCGAGCGCTGGAACCGCCTGCACCCGGACGATACGCCCAAGAAGTCGTACCTTACTCAATGCCTGGAGAAGCAGCAGGGGCCGGTGGTGTCGTCCACCGACTACATCAAGCTGTTGTCTGAACAGGTGCGGGCGTACATTCCGAAAACCTATCTGACCCTGGGCACCGATGGTTTCGGTCGCAGTGATACGCGCGAGAAATTGCGCAGCCACTTCGAAGTGGATCGTTACTACGTGGCGGTGACCGCGCTGGCGGCCCTGGCAAGGGATGGCGAAGTCAAGAACGACGTGGTTCTCGAGGCTATGCGTAAGTACGGAATCGATCGCAACAAAACGAACCCGGTGCTGAGCTAA
- the aceF gene encoding dihydrolipoyllysine-residue acetyltransferase, with product MSEQEIKVPDLGGADEVEVIEVLVSKGDSVEEEDPILTVESDKASVELPSPGAGKITKITVKVGDKVKEGDVVGMMEASSDAGDSDDGKDSGEDAKSDEKDEAEAKSDDKDAKSEEKKPAPKKSGGSRKETVKVPALDGFDNVPVIEINVSEGDEVEADDALVTVESDKATMEIPSPYAGKIGKVLVSEGDKISEGLDLVEMTIVEEGGDEGEEDASSEASESSGKEKQEGEPESKGKPSEPKPEQSSATYEPPAPGAKVHAGPAVRKLAREFGADLTRIKGSGPKSRILKDDVQAYVKSQLQQTQQGSTVAGGGGAGIPGVKLPDFSQFGEIERESMSRMMFATANNMQRSWLNVPHVTQFEDADITDMEDFRKAQKAAGEKKGVKMTPLPFLLKACATALAELPQFNVSLDMDRKEVIRKQFIHIGIAVDTPHGLMVPVIKDVDKKGLWELAAESADLAQKARDKQLKPAEMQGACFTITSLGGIGGTAFTPIVNTPEVAILGVSKAAMKPVWDGKDFQPRLMLPLSLSYDHRAVNGADAARFTSVLSQLLGDIRSLLL from the coding sequence ATGAGTGAACAGGAAATCAAGGTTCCGGATCTCGGCGGTGCAGACGAGGTCGAGGTTATTGAAGTGCTCGTCAGTAAGGGAGATTCGGTTGAGGAAGAAGATCCGATACTGACGGTGGAGTCCGACAAGGCATCGGTGGAGCTGCCGTCACCGGGTGCCGGAAAAATTACCAAGATCACCGTCAAAGTGGGTGACAAGGTCAAGGAAGGCGACGTTGTCGGGATGATGGAAGCCAGCAGCGACGCCGGTGACTCGGATGACGGCAAGGATTCTGGCGAAGACGCCAAGTCCGATGAGAAAGACGAGGCGGAAGCCAAGTCGGACGACAAAGACGCCAAGTCCGAAGAGAAAAAACCGGCACCGAAGAAATCCGGCGGTTCCCGTAAGGAAACCGTGAAGGTGCCCGCGCTGGACGGCTTCGACAATGTGCCAGTGATCGAGATCAACGTCAGCGAAGGTGATGAGGTTGAGGCGGACGACGCACTGGTGACCGTGGAGTCCGACAAGGCCACCATGGAGATTCCATCTCCCTATGCCGGCAAGATCGGCAAGGTTCTGGTGTCCGAGGGCGACAAGATCTCCGAAGGTCTCGATCTGGTTGAAATGACCATCGTGGAAGAGGGTGGTGACGAAGGCGAAGAGGACGCGTCGTCCGAGGCGTCTGAGTCTTCCGGTAAGGAAAAGCAGGAGGGTGAGCCTGAATCGAAAGGCAAGCCTTCTGAACCGAAGCCGGAGCAGTCCTCGGCAACCTACGAGCCACCGGCACCGGGTGCCAAGGTTCACGCGGGCCCGGCGGTGCGTAAGCTGGCCCGTGAATTCGGCGCAGATCTGACTCGCATCAAGGGTTCCGGCCCGAAAAGTCGCATCCTGAAAGACGATGTCCAGGCCTACGTGAAAAGCCAGCTGCAGCAGACGCAGCAGGGCAGCACCGTGGCTGGTGGCGGTGGCGCCGGTATTCCTGGCGTGAAACTGCCGGACTTCAGCCAGTTTGGTGAGATTGAGCGTGAATCCATGTCGCGCATGATGTTTGCCACGGCGAACAATATGCAGCGTAGCTGGCTGAACGTGCCTCACGTCACCCAGTTCGAGGACGCGGATATCACCGATATGGAAGACTTCCGCAAGGCCCAGAAGGCGGCCGGCGAGAAGAAAGGTGTGAAGATGACACCGCTTCCGTTCCTGCTGAAAGCCTGCGCCACGGCGCTGGCGGAGTTGCCGCAGTTCAATGTGTCGCTGGATATGGACCGCAAGGAAGTGATCCGCAAGCAGTTCATTCACATTGGCATTGCGGTGGACACGCCTCACGGGCTGATGGTGCCGGTGATCAAGGATGTCGACAAGAAAGGGCTCTGGGAGCTCGCGGCGGAAAGCGCGGACCTGGCGCAGAAGGCGCGGGACAAGCAGCTTAAACCGGCCGAAATGCAGGGTGCCTGCTTTACCATCACCAGCCTGGGTGGTATCGGTGGCACGGCGTTCACGCCTATTGTGAATACGCCGGAGGTGGCGATTCTTGGTGTCTCAAAAGCGGCGATGAAGCCGGTCTGGGATGGCAAGGATTTCCAGCCGCGGCTGATGCTGCCCCTGTCGCTGTCCTATGATCATCGAGCGGTGAACGGGGCAGATGCGGCTCGGTTTACCTCGGTGTTGAGTCAGTT